One window from the genome of Cyclobacterium amurskyense encodes:
- a CDS encoding glycoside hydrolase family 172 protein, whose translation MTDRKTLSLWPEPFYQTSQASSYSRKSVNKDNMEADANYFTGNYGDKDTPRDWGQGWFENHDFSQYIRTELNQGRKEDVMFEDFGPGAIVRFWAVYGGIPDEYGGIYRLYIDGNPIPVIEMYHKNMVGGAGLVGKPFSFFAPEKAENDTWRGRNLILPIPYAKSCKITYDGEHKYSHIEGWKGHYYQINYRSYAQGTEVESFNTNTLKTYNRELKEAAKILTHSPERLNVKIQESGIRVKPGKSFKKKIMGSAMIDFFQTRIKAHNMEQALRSTVVSITFDGEETVWCPLGQFFGIGYVSRPHQTYYTKVDASGLMSSYWAMPFEKEAEVKLINYGDQEIILEELALDHRPNEWTDLSMYFHATWNETRSLDTKLRSDYNYVSIVGKGIYVGDNLTLYNSFPDTTGINWWGEGDEKIYVDFEAFPSHFGTGTEDYYCYAYCRPQPFSSPIASQPIGEGNKTPGVTSNNRQRILDGIPFSKGFSFDMEIWHPHRAPMDFSPATFYYAFRGSQDNIEKDISGVSHKVRLHLE comes from the coding sequence ATGACTGATAGAAAAACCCTATCCTTATGGCCCGAGCCATTCTATCAAACAAGCCAGGCCTCGAGTTATTCAAGGAAATCTGTAAACAAAGACAACATGGAAGCAGACGCCAATTATTTTACAGGAAACTATGGTGATAAAGACACACCTAGAGACTGGGGTCAGGGGTGGTTTGAAAACCATGACTTCAGTCAATACATAAGAACAGAGCTCAATCAAGGACGAAAGGAAGATGTCATGTTTGAGGATTTCGGCCCGGGAGCCATCGTAAGGTTTTGGGCAGTTTATGGAGGCATTCCTGACGAATATGGAGGTATCTATAGGCTTTATATAGATGGCAACCCAATACCGGTAATCGAAATGTATCATAAAAATATGGTCGGTGGAGCTGGGCTTGTAGGAAAACCATTCAGTTTTTTTGCACCTGAAAAAGCAGAAAATGACACCTGGAGAGGAAGGAACCTAATTCTACCTATCCCCTATGCAAAAAGCTGTAAGATTACCTACGATGGTGAACACAAATATAGCCATATAGAAGGCTGGAAAGGTCATTATTATCAAATCAATTACCGTTCTTATGCACAGGGAACCGAAGTAGAAAGTTTTAACACAAACACGCTAAAAACCTACAATCGCGAATTAAAGGAAGCCGCAAAAATATTGACCCATTCACCTGAAAGGTTAAATGTCAAAATTCAAGAATCCGGAATCAGGGTTAAACCGGGCAAAAGCTTCAAAAAGAAGATCATGGGTTCTGCTATGATTGACTTCTTTCAAACCCGAATTAAAGCACATAACATGGAGCAAGCACTAAGATCAACCGTGGTATCCATAACCTTTGATGGGGAAGAAACTGTTTGGTGCCCATTGGGTCAATTTTTTGGAATTGGCTATGTTTCAAGACCCCATCAGACTTATTATACCAAAGTAGATGCGTCAGGTTTAATGTCTTCCTATTGGGCGATGCCTTTTGAAAAAGAAGCAGAAGTAAAACTTATCAATTATGGAGATCAGGAAATAATACTAGAGGAACTGGCTTTAGATCATCGTCCCAATGAATGGACAGATCTAAGCATGTATTTCCATGCCACATGGAATGAAACAAGAAGCCTAGACACAAAGTTGAGGAGTGATTATAATTATGTTTCAATAGTAGGGAAAGGCATATATGTGGGAGATAACCTAACCTTATATAATTCATTCCCTGACACTACCGGTATCAATTGGTGGGGAGAAGGAGACGAGAAAATTTATGTGGATTTCGAAGCCTTCCCCTCCCATTTTGGAACCGGAACAGAAGATTATTATTGTTATGCCTATTGCCGGCCCCAGCCGTTTTCTTCACCCATTGCTTCACAACCTATAGGCGAAGGAAACAAAACCCCCGGAGTGACTTCGAATAACAGGCAGCGTATATTAGATGGAATTCCTTTTTCAAAAGGATTTTCGTTTGACATGGAAATTTGGCATCCTCACCGTGCACCTATGGACTTTAGCCCTGCTACTTTTTATTATGCCTTTAGAGGCAGTCAGGACAATATAGAAAAGGATATCAGTGGAGTATCTCATAAGGTCAGGCTTCACCTTGAATAA